In the genome of Streptomyces collinus, one region contains:
- a CDS encoding cell division protein SepF — MPVNSHDVTDEQWEGLAQVVPLRGRDAWPSSVGHRSIPEAETETRRRFVVLRVNVFADARDVAERLMAGVPVLLDLTGAETEVAKRVLDFSTGVVFGLASGMHRVDRNVFLLTPAGTEVTGLMEGAGLPGV, encoded by the coding sequence ATGCCGGTGAACAGCCACGATGTCACCGACGAACAGTGGGAGGGGCTCGCCCAGGTCGTGCCGCTGCGAGGCCGGGATGCCTGGCCGTCCTCCGTCGGTCACCGGTCCATACCCGAGGCAGAGACGGAGACCCGCCGTCGTTTCGTCGTCCTGCGGGTGAACGTCTTCGCCGACGCCCGTGACGTCGCCGAGCGGCTGATGGCGGGCGTCCCCGTCCTCCTCGACCTCACCGGCGCGGAGACGGAGGTCGCCAAGCGGGTCCTCGACTTCAGCACGGGCGTCGTCTTCGGCCTGGCGAGCGGGATGCACCGGGTGGACCGCAACGTGTTCCTGCTGACCCCGGCGGGGACCGAGGTGACCGGGCTGATGGAAGGAGCGGGCCTCCCCGGGGTGTGA